The DNA segment CCCAGCGCAGGATGTTGGCGATCGAGGCTTTCGGCCGCACCACCCGCAACATCGGCACGATCACCGTCGGCCCGGTCACCAGCGTCAGGCTGCCGAACAGAATCGCCAGCAACCAGTCGAAGCCGAGCAGGAAATGGGTCGCGACGGCAATCACCACCCAGGTCGTGAGTGCGCCGAGGGTCACCAGCCGATGCACGACGCTGCCGATTTCGCGCCATTCCGACAGATGCAGGGTCAGGCTGCCCTCAAACAGGATCAACGCCACCGCCAGCGACACCAGCGGCATCAGCAGCGGGCCGAACATTTCCTGCGGATCGAGCCAGCCCAGTACCGGGCCTGCGAGAATCCCGGTCAGCAACAGAAACAGAATCGCCGGCAGCTTCAGGCGCCACGCCAGCCACTGGCAACCCAGCGCCGCGGCGCCGATCCCGCCAAATGCCAAGAGAATTTGCTGCTCGTTCATTGAAGCTCCCTGTTCCTTGAAATTGCGGGCTATGAAAGACTAGCGGCCATTCCTACAGTTCACTCTACATTTGCGCGCAGCCCTGGAGGTTGCGTGTCTTGAGCGCCCATGCCTGCCATCGACCATCCACTGATTGACCAATTCCTCGACGCCCTGTGGCTGGAAAAAGGTCTGTCCGACAACACCCGCGGCGCCTACCGCAGCGATCTGGCGCTGTTCAACGGCTGGCTGCAGGAGAAAAACCTCGAGCTGATCAATGCCGGTCGCGAGTTGATCCTCGATCACCTGTCCTGGCGCCTGGAGCAGAACTACAAACCCCGTTCCACCGCCAGATTTCTTTCCGGTGTGCGTGGCTTTTATCGCTATCTGCTGCGGGAAAAACTGATTACGGTCGATCCGACCTTGCGCGTCGACATGCCGCAACTGGGCAGGCCGCTGCCCAAATCGTTGTCGGAAGCTGACGTCGAAGCGCTGCTCAAAGCGCCGGATCTGAGTGAAGCCATCGGCCAGCGTGACCGCGCCATGCTTGAAGTGCTGTACGCCTGCGGCTTGCGGGTGACCGAACTGGTGAGCCTGACCCTGGAGCAGGTCAATCTGCGTCAGGGCGTGTTGCGGGTGATGGGCAAGGGCAGCAAGGAGCGGCTGGTGCCGATGGGCGAAGAGGCGATCGTCTGGATCGACCGCTATATGCGCGATGGCCGCAGCGAGCTGCTCGGCGGGCGCCCCAGCGATGTGCTGTTCCCCAGCCAGCGCGGCGAGCAGATGACCCGCCAGACCTTCTGGCACCGGATCAAGCATTGGGCCAAGGTCGCCGGGATCGGCAAATCGCTGTCGCCGCACACCCTGCGTCATGCGTTCGCCACGCACCTGCTCAACCACGGCGCCGACCTGCGGGTGGTGCAGATGCTGCTCGGCCACAGTGATTTGTCGACCACGCAGATCTACACCCATGTGGCGCGTGCCCGCTTGCAGGACCTGCACGCCAAACATCACCCAAGAGGCTGATGCAACCTTCAATGTTGGAGTAATTTCCTGTGGCGAGGGGATTCATCCCCGATGGGCTGCGCAGCAGCCCCAAAAACTTTGGGTTTAATAAAAATACCAAAGTATCCATTTACGACCGCAGCGCCTGCATCGGGGATAAATCCCCTCACCACAATAATGTGTGCCAGTCAGCCTTGAGTGTCTTGTGTCAGGCGCATTCGGCCATGCGAGCCTTATGTGGTAGGCTTTGCCGGTTTGCACGATGGACGGTTATGACCCGGTGTTCCGGCTCGGGCGTTCTGACCGTTTCATTTGTCCGCCTTCAGGAGTTCTCATGCGTCTGACCCAGATTTTCGCCGCCGCCGCCATTGCGTTGGTCAGCACCTTTGCCGTCGCCGATGACGCGGCCGACAAAGCCATTCGTCAAAGCCTGGAAAAACTCGAACTCGAGGTTCCGGTAGAAAGCATCAGCGCCAGCCCGTTGCCGGGCATGTATGAAGTCAAGCTCAAGGGCAGCCGCGTGCTGTACGCCAGCGCCGACGGCCAGTACATCGTTCAGGGCTACCTGTTCCAGCTCAAGGACGGCAAACCGGTCAACCTGACCGAGAAAGCCGAACGCGCGGGTATTTCCAAACTGATCAATGCCATTCCGGTGGCCGAAACCGTGGTGTATCCGGCCGTGGGCGAGACCAAATCGCACATCACCGTGTTCACCGACACCACCTGCCCGTACTGCCACAAGCTGCACGCCGAAGTGCCTGAGCTGAACAAGCGCGGCATCGAAGTGCGTTATGTAGCGTTCCCGCGTCAGGGCCTCGGCTCGCCGGGTGACGAGCAGCTGCAAGCGGTCTGGTGCTCGGCAGACAAGAAAGCGGCCATGGACAAAATGGTCGATGGCAAGGAAATCAAGGCCGCCAAGTGCGATAACCCGGTTTCCAAGCAATTCGCTTTGGGTCAGTCGATCGGCGTGAACGGTACACCGGCCATCGTTTTGGCCGACGGACAGGTCATTCCGGGCTACCAGCCGGCGCCACAAGTCGCCAAACTGGCGCTGGGCGCCAAGTAATTCGCATCGTCACGGTCAGCCTTTGACGATCATGGTCCGGCGGTAACTTCGCCGGGCCATTAATAGAGAGCCGCGAACACGCGGTTGTTTTCCGGCCGACCTTGCGTCGGCCGTTTCATGGGGAGTTCACAGTGAATCCGGTCAAAGTAGGCATCTGTGGGTTAGGGACCGTCGGTGGCGGTACCTTCAACGTACTTCAGCGCAACGCCGAGGAAATTGCTCGTCGTGCCGGGCGTGGGATCGAAGTGGCACAAATTGCCACGCGCACGCCAAAGCCTCAGTTCCAGACGACCGGTATTGCGATTACCAACGATGTCTTCGAAGTGGCCACGAACCCTGAGATCGACATCGTCATAGAGCTGATGGGCGGCTACACCGTTGCCCGCGAGCTGGTACTCAAGGCCATCGAGAATGGCAAGCATGTGGTCACCGCGAACAAGGCACTGATTGCCGTTCACGGTAATGAAATTTTCGCCAAGGCACGCGAGAAAGGCGTGATCGTGGCGTTTGAAGCGGCCGTGGCCGGTGGCATTCCGGTGATCAAGGCGATCCGTGAAGGCCTGTCCGCCAACCGCATCAACTGGGTCGCCGGGATCATCAACGGCACCGGCAACTTCATCCTCACCGAAATGCGCGAGAAGGGTCGCACCTTCGAAGACGTGCTGGCCGAAGCGCAAGCGCTGGGCTACGCCGAAGCCGATCCGACCTTCGACGTCGAAGGCATCGACGCAGCGCACAAGCTGACGATTCTGGCGTCGATCGCGTTCGGCATTCCGCTGCAATTCGACAAGGCTTACACCGAAGGCATCACCAAACTGACCACCGCCGACGTGAACTACGCCGAAGCGCTGGGCTACCGCATCAAGCACCTCGGCGTGGCGCGCAGCACTGCGGCCGGCATCGAGTTGCGTGTACACCCGACGCTGATCCCGGCGGATCGTCTGATCGCCAACGTCAACGGCGTGATGAACGCCGTGATGGTCAACGGTGACGCCGCCGGTTCGACGCTGTTCTACGGTGCCGGTGCGGGCATGGAGCCGACCGCTTCGTCGGTGATCGCCGACCTGGTGGACGTGGTTCGCGCCATGACGTCCGATCCGGAAAACCGCGTGCCGCACCTGGCCTTCCAGCCGGACTCGCTGTCGGCGCATCCGATCCTGCCGATCGAAGCCTGCGAAAGCGCCTACTACCTGCGCATCCAGGCCAAGGACCATCCGGGCGTACTGGCTCAGGTGGCGAGCATCCTCTCGGAGCGCGGCATCAACATCGAGTCGATCATGCAGAAGGAAGTCGAGGAACACGACGGTCTGGTGCCGATGATCCTGCTGACCCACCGCGTGCTGGAACAGCACATGAACGATGCGATTGCCGCTCTGGAAGCCTTGGCCGGCGTCAACGGTCCGGTTGTGCGGATCCGCGTCGAGCACCTTAACTAAGCAGCGGCAAGCTACGAGCGGCAAGCGGCAAGCTAGAGGCCAGTGACACTCAGCTTGCAGCTTGAAGCTTGAAGCTCGCAGCTCAAACCGAAGGTTTGAAAACATGCGTTATATCAGTACCCGCGGCCAGGCACCGGCCCTGAATTTCGAAGACGTCCTGCTGGCCGGTCTGGCCACTGACGGCGGTCTGTACGTCCCGGAAAACCTGCCACGTTTCACCCAGGAAGAAATTGCCTCCTGGGCCGGACTGCCGTATCACGAGCTGGCTTTCCGCGTCATGCGCCCGTTCGTCACCGGCAGCATTCCTGACGCCGATTTCAAAAAGATCCTCGAAGAAACCTACGGTGTGTTCTCGCACAGCGCCGTTGCCCCGCTGCGTCAGCTGAACGGCAACGAATGGGTGCTCGAGCTGTTCCACGGCCCGACCCTGGCGTTCAAGGACTTCGCCCTGCAACTGCTCGGTCGGCTGCTCGATTACGTGCTGGAAAAGCGCGGCGAGCGCGTGGTGATCGTCGGCGCCACCTCGGGTGACACCGGTTCGGCCGCCATCGAAGGCTGCAAGCATTGCGAAAACGTCGACATCTTCATCCTGCACCCGCACAACCGTGTGTCCGAAGTGCAGCGTCGGCAGATGACCACCATCCTCGGTGAGAACATCCACAACATCGCCATCGAAGGCAACTTCGATGACTGCCAGGAAATGGTCAAGAACAGCTTCGCCGACCAGAGCTTCCTCAAGGGCACGCGCCTGGTCGCGGTGAACTCGATCAACTGGGCGCGGATCATGGCCCAGATCGTTTACTACTTCCACGCAGCCCTGCAGTTGGGCGGCCCGGCACGTTCGGTGGCGTTCTCGGTACCGACCGGCAACTTCGGCGACATCTTCGCCGGTTACCTGGCACGCAACATGGGCCTGCCGATCAACCAGTTGATCGTCGCCACCAACCGCAACGACATCCTGCACCGCTTCATGAGCGGCAACCAGTACGTCAAGGAAACCCTGCACGCCACGCTGTCGCCGTCGATGGACATCATGGTCTCGTCGAACTTCGAACGCCTGCTGTTCGACCTGCACGGTCGCAACGGTGCGGCGATTGCCGGTTTGATGGATTCGTTCAAGCAGGGTGGCGGTTTCAGCGTCGAGCAAGAGCGCTGGACTGAAGCCCGCAAGCTGTTCGACTCGCTGGCCGTGGACGATGCGCAAACCTGCGAAACCATTGCCGAAGTCTACGCGCAGTGCGGCGAAGTGCTGGATCCCCACACCGCCATCGGCGTCAAGGCCGCACGCGAATGCCGTCGCAGTCTGGACATCCCGATGGTGATCCTGGGCACGGCGCATCCGGTGAAGTTCCCGGATGCCGTAGAGAAAGCAGGTGTAGGAAAAGCTCTCGAACTGCCTGCACATCTTTCTGATTTGTTTGAGCGAAACGAGCGCTGCACCGTTTTGCCAAACGAACTGAAAGCCGTACAGGCCTTTGTCAGCCAGCATGGCAACCGCGGCAAGCCGCTGTAAGTCGAAAAAGCTGTCACATTTTGAAGCCCGTCTCCTGACGGGCTTTTTTGTTTCTGCTGCCACACTGCTCGGGTTTTCGCCCATGAAGGACGGGTGAGTCGATCACGAAGGAAGTGGCAATGCTGTTTGAAAGAGGATGGAAACACACCCTGAAGCGGGTACTTCTGTTGTGCCTGTTGTGGGGTTGGCGCGTGGGTGCGGCGGCGCACCTGGCGCATGATGAAGAGCAGTTGAACATCGGCACCGTGGTGCTGGATGAGGAAGAGCTGCAATGGATCCGGGATAACCCGACGGTGATCGTGGCAGCGGAGCAATACCCGTTGTACCTGTTCCTGGATGAGCACGGTCACTGGAGTGGCCTTAACAGTGATGTGCTCAAACGCATCAGTGCCATGACCGGATTACAGTTCATCTACCGGGAATCCTTCTCGACCGCGCAGATGCTCGAGCGCCTGGAAACCGGTGCAGCGGACATGAGCACGACCCTGGCGATGAATGATGAGCGCCGTTTGAGTCTGGATTTCAGCCATGCCTTTGGTGGTGCCGGCTGGGTGTTCGTCGGCCGTGCCGGCGAACCCGGTCTGGAATCGTTGGAGCAGTTGGCCAAACGGGTGCTGGTATTACCTGGCCGGCACGCGCTGGAGGGGATGATCCGGCGCGATTATCCGTCCATCGAATTACGTTCGGTCAAAACCTATGCCGAGGCGCGGGCGTTGGTCGAGAGCGGCGAAGCCTATGCCACCATCGAAAACGAGATCGGCGCGCAACTCTACCCTTCGGGCCTGCTGCAGGTCGGCGAACTGCTGGAGGGCAAGTGGGAGGCCGATCTTCTGGCGGTGCGCAGAGGCCAGCCGCAATTGCTGAGCATTCTGAACAAGGCTCTGGAAGCATTCCCGGCCTCAGAGCTACGAGCCATTCGCCTGAAATGGCTGGGCGGCATCGGCCCGAAGCCGGCCGCCGCCGGTTGGCAGCACTGGCTCCGATCGAGCTGCTGGGGCGTGGTTCTGGTCGGGGGCTTTTGTGTGATGTCGCTGTTATGGAATCGGCGAATGGCGGCTGTGATCAAACAGCATCGAGACGTGCAAAGCGAACTCGGCGATCAGTTGGTGTTCCAGCGTGCGTTGATTGATGCCATGCCTGATCCGGTGTTCGTTCGAGACCTGGAGGGGCGCCTGATTCTGTGCAACAAAAGTTATGAAGAGGCGTTGTCGATTCGCTTTGAGCAGGTGAAAGGATGCCGCTTGATCGACGTCGATGCGCTACCGCGAGCCACCGCCGGGATACTGCATGATGAGTTCATGATTCAGTTGAGGACACGCAGAACCCGCTTCAGTAGACGCCGCCTGCAATTCAATAATGGCAATCGGGAAATCTACCAGTGGACCGTGCCGTTCTACAGCGCGAAAGGCGAATTGCGAGGCCTGCTCGGCGGCTGGACGGATATCACTCAGCGCGACGCAACAACGGTATGACATCGCAGTGATACAGGGAAATTTCCTATGTCACGCGCCTCCTTTTCCGATGGGGGACTGAAGGAGGCTGCCCTAAAGTGGGCGGCAACTGCGGACAAATCCGCGATTGCCGTTTCCGAGGTCGCCCATGCGCTCGCTCAAAGTCCTGATTCTAGAACCTGATCCTTATCGAATGATGGCGTTGCACCAGATGCTCAACGCGGTCGGCATCTATGACGTACTGACGGCGCCGTCGCTGTCTTCGGCGCGCTGTTCGCTGGAGCGTCGTACCCGGGTCGACATCGCGATCTGCGATCCGCAACTGGAAGGCGGGGAAGGCCTGGCACTGATCCGGCATCTGGCGGCCCGACGGGAGGCCAGCGCCGTCATCCTGCTGGGGCGGATGGCACCGGGTCTGCTGAGCGATCTCGAAAGCATGCTGCACGCTCAGGACCTGAAGCTGCTGGGGCGCTTGCAGACGCCGGTCTCGGCGGTACTGATGCGCGGGCTGCTGGACAGCTACCTGCAAACGGCAGCCCATCCGTCGGATGCCTGAACCGACGGTTTTGTTTCTGTCATCTTCACCGTGCATTCTTTGACAGACCGCTAACTGCTCCGGGAGCAGCGCGGTATTCAGAACTTTCTTCTCGGGCGGGTGGTCATTTATTGTGAACACGCCCCAGGCACAATGTTTTCGGACTATTGAGTGGAGATCGAGATGGAAAGTATCAGTCTATTGCTCGGTGAGGCTCTGAGCCCGTATCAGGTCACGTTGACTCCGTGTGGCGCCCATGGCGAATGCCTGGTGACGCTGAAGAACAGCAACGGGGCCATCGTGGTGGAGCGCGAATTCAATCAGGCGCAATTGACCGACAAGCGCCTGCTGACCGATGTGGTCGACGGTTTGCACCGTGATGTGCTGATCGCCGAAGGTCGACTGGAGCCCTGTGTGATCGCGGCTTTGCGCAATGCAGCGCTGGATAAGCGCGCGGCACTGTAAAGATGAAATATTTTTTGTGGGAACCTTCCTGCACTCCCGTCAGTCAGACCCCATAACAGCAGGATCAAGCATTGTGCTCCGGTGCTTGTCGCTTGCTGCTACGGGTCTTTATGTAGACCACGTTTAACCCCGAGTCGTCTCCCCACTTCTCGGGGTTTCTTTTGCCCGCAGATTTTATTGCGCGGTCTGCTGCTCGAAAAACATCCGCGCCTGTTGCAGGTAATCCGTGCGCATCTCGGGATCCAGCCAGTCGGCGTACGACCGGTCAAGTTGCGCATGGGGCAGGGTACGCAGCAGTTGATTGATCTCGCTGATCGCCTGACGGCCCTGGGGCGTATCGGAACATCCGACATAGCCAGACAGATACTTGCCGGTGCCGCGAATCGGGTAGAACACCAGTTCATCTTCGGCAATTTGCGCCTGCTGCGCCTGATAGCGGATCTCCGGCCAGTAACCCAAAACCACTTGCAGACGCCCCAGACGCTGCATCGACAGCAGGCTGCTCAGGGCATCGTTGCCGTAATGCGGCGTCAGTGCGCCGCCGGGTGCCTGCTTGAGCAGATTGTCGAGAAATTCGCCGTAACTACGCTCTGCGACGACCCCGACCTTGATTTCGCCATTGGCCAGAAATTCCGTCAGATCGACTTCGCCATCGACCAGGTAAGGTGCCAGTACGTCGCGATCTTTCTGCCGCACCACCAGACCATTGCTGACAGCGCGAAATGCCGGGATAGAAAAAGCGATCCATTGCGTGCGCTCCTTGCTCCAGATCAGCGAGGGGTCGCAGGTGAAGGACGGCTCGTGCAGCATCTGCATGCCGCGGGCGCGATTGACCCGCATCAGCGTGTGTTCGTATTGCGGCATGCCGGCGATCAGCATCGGCAGCAGTTGGTCGATGACGCCCTGACCCTTTTTCGGGCCTTCGAAGATGGTCAGGGGCGGCAGATCGCGCAACAACCAGACCAGCGTGGGTTTCGCCTGTGCCCAGGCGGGCAGGGCGAGCAGAAACAACAGGCCGAACAGCCGCCACGTCCACCAGTGGTGGGCGCGGTTGGCGTCCGATGTCCAGTGATGTTTCAGATTAAATGGCTCCGTCTGCGCGCAGTCGGGCGATCTGCTGTTCGTCGTAGCCAAGATCGTGCAGTACCTGCGCATTGTGTTCACCGAGTTGCGGTCCGACCCATTCGGAAGTGCCCGGTGTCTCAGAGAGTTTCGGCACGATGCCCGGCATCTTGAAAGGCTTGCCGTCCGGCAGTTTCGCCTGCAGGAACATTTCCCGAGCGAGGTACTGCGGATCGCTGAACATGTCTTCGGCACTGAAGATCCGGCTGGCCGGTACATCCGCCTGATTGAGCAGGTCGAGCACATTTTGCAGCGGCAGCGAGTTGACCCAGCGGTCGATCACCCCATACAACTCGTCGCGACGATTATCGCGCCCATCGTTGCTCGCCAGCGTCGGGTCGTTGGCCAGATCCTCGCGGCCGATGATCAGCATGAAGCGCTTGAAGATCGCGTCGCCATTGGCACCGATCTGCACGTGCTTGCCGTCGGCGCTGGTGTGGATCGATGACGGCGTGATGCCCGGCATGATGTTGCCAGTACGCTCGCGGATGAAACCGAACACGTCGAACTCCGGCACCATGCTTTCCATCATGGCGAAAATCGCCTCGTACAGCGCGACATCGACCACTTGGCCGAGCCCGCCGTTGACCTCGCGATGACGCAGCGCCATCAGCGCGCCGATCACGCCCCACAGCGCGGCAATCGAATCGCCGATGGAAATCCCGGTGCGCACCGGTGGCCGGTCCTCGAAACCGGTGATGTAGCGCAAACCCCCCATGGACTCGCCGACCGCGCCGAAGCCCGGTTGATCTTTCATCGGCCCGGTCTGGCCGAAACCGGAGAGGCGCACCATCACCAGTTTCGGATTCAGCGCGTGCAGGGTTTCCCAGCTCAGCCCGAGTTTTTCCAGCACGCCGGGGCGAAAGTTCTCGATCAGGATGTCGGCTTCGCCGAGGAGTTTTTTCAGGATCGCCAGACCCTCGGGGTGCTTGAGGTTCAGCGTCAGCGACTTTTTATTGCGCGCCTGGACGAACCACCACAGCGAGGTGCCTTCATACAATTTGCGCCACTTGCGCAGCGGATCGCCGCCGTCGGGCGATTCGATCTTGATCACTTCGGCGCCGAACTCGCCGCAAATGCGCGAGGCAAACGGCCCGGCAATCAACGTACCCAATTCAATGACTTTCACACCGCTGAGCGGTTTGTTGGCGAACGGCATACTGAATCCTGTAGGACAAGGCTGAGCGGATACAGCGTTTTAACATAGCCGGCTGTCAGACGCCGCAGGTTGATCGCCATCAATTCGATGATTGCCTACGGCATCGGTTAGACTTGCCGACTTTCCTCGTATCAAGAAGCCCGTTCATGGCCCAGCCGTCTACCACGTACAAATTCGAACTGAACCTCACCGACCTCGACCGTAACGTCTACGAGAGCGTCAAGCAGACCATCGCCCGTCACCCTTCGGAAACCGAAGAGCGCATGACCGTGCGGCTGCTGGCCTACGCCCTCTGGTACAACGAGCTGCTGTCGTTTGGCCGTGGTCTGTCGGACGTGGATGAACCTGCGCTGTGGGAAAAAAGCCTGGATGACCGCGTTCTGCACTGGATCGAAGTTGGCCAGCCGGACGCCGATCGTCTGACCTGGTGCTCGCGTCGCACCGAACGTACCAGCCTGCTGGCCTACGGCAGCCTGCGCGTGTGGGAAGGCAAAGTGGTACCGGTGGCCAAGAACCTGAAAAACGTCAACATCGCCGCCGTGCCGCAAGAGGTGCTGGAAACCCTGGCCAAGGACATGCCGCGCGTCATCAAGTGGGACGTGATGATCAGCGAAGGCACGATCTTCGTCACTGACGACCGTGGCCAGCACGAAGTCCAGCTGGAATGGCTGGCCGGTGAACGCGGCTGATCCTGCGTCGTTCACTGATTAATCCCACGTATTCAAGAGAAGTTTCCGTTACCCCATGCGTATTGATCCTCGACCGTTGCCTGCCACGCTGCCGTTTCTCGGTGACCTGCCACCTTTGCTGACGCGTTTGTACGCCGCGCGGGGCGTGCAGTCCGAGGCGGAGCTGGATAAAAGTCTGGCGCGGTTGATTCCGTTCCAGCAGCTCAAGGGCATCGAGGCGGCGGTGGATCTGCTGGTGACGGCGCTGGAGCAGCGTCAGCGGATTCTGATCGTCGGTGACTTCGACGCCGATGGCGCGACCGCCAGTACGGTCGGCGTGCTCGGCTTGCGTCTGCTGGGCGCGGCGCATGTCGATTATCTGGTGCCGAACCGCTTTGAATACGGCTATGGCCTGACCCCGGAAATCGTCGAAGTCGCCCTGACGCGCGAGCCGCAGTTGCTGATCACCGTCGACAACGGCATCTCCAGCGTCGAAGGCGTGGCCGCCGCCAAGCGCGCAGGGCTGAAAGTCTTGATCACCGACCACCACTTGCCCGGCGATGAACTGCCGCTGGCCGATGCGCTGGTCAACCCGAACCAGCCGGGCTGTGAGTTTCCGAGCAAGGCGCTGGCCGGGGTCGGGGTGATTTTCTACGTGTTGATGGCCTTGCGCGCGCGCCTGCGCAGCCTCGGCTGGTACGAAAGCAAACCGCAGCCGAACATCGGTGAACTGCTGGATCTGGTGGCGCTGGGCAGCGTCGCCGACGTGGTGCCGCTGGACGCCAACAACCGCATTCTGGTGCATCAGGGCCTCGAGCGGATTCGCGCCGGGCGTGCCCGTCCGGGGATCAAGGCGATTCTTGAGGTCGCCAAGCGTGACGCGGCGCGGATTACCTCCACAGACCTGGGATTCATCGTCGGCCCGCGTTTGAACGCGGCGGGGCGTCTGGACGATATGAGCCTGGGCATCGAATGCCTGCTGACCGCCGATGCTAATCTGGCGCGGGAAATGGCCGCGCAACTGGACGGCATGAACCAGGATCGCAAATCCATCGAGCAGGGCATGCAGCGCGAGGCACTGGCCCAGCTCAAGGACTTGCCGGTGGAGTCGATGCCGTTTGGCCTGTGCCTGTTCGATCCCGAGTGGCACCAGGGCGTGATCGGCATTCTCGCCTCGCGGATGAAAGAGCGTTATTTCCGCCCGACCATTGCCTTCGCCGATGCCGGCGATGGTTTGCTCAAGGGCTCGGGCCGTTCGGTGCAGGGTTTCCACATCCGCGATGCTTTGAGCGTGGTGGCGGCGCAGCATCCGAACCTGATCGCCAAGTACGGCGGTCACGCGATGGCGGCCGGCCTGACCTTGCCGCAAGAGAATTTTCCGCTGTTCGCCGAGGCTTTCGATGCCGAAGTGCGGCGGCAACTTCGCGAAGAAGACCTGACCGGGCGGATGCTGTCGGATGGCACGCTTGCGGTCGAGGAGTTCCACTTGGAGCTGGCTCGTGCATTACGTCATGCCGGGCCTTGGGGCCAGCATTTTCCGGAGCCGCTGTTCCATGGCGTGTTCCAGTTGGTCGAGCAGCGGGTGGTCGGCGAGCGGCACCTGAAAGTGGTGCTGAAAAGCGAGTGCGGTTCGGTGAAGCTCGATGGCATTGCCTTCGGTATCGACCGCGATGTGTGGCCGAACCCGACCATTCAGTGGGTCGAACTTGCCTATAAGCTCGACGTTAACGAGTTTCGTGGTAACGAGACGGTGCAACTGATGATTGCCCACATCGAACCGCGCTGACGCCATTCGCGAGCAAGCCCGCGCCCACAGGTACAGTGTTGCCCTTGTGGGAGCGGGCCTGCTCGCGAAAGCACCCTTTCACACACTGAATCACTCTGAACCCTCCCTCATCCCCGGTTGTCGACTAGGCTCTAAGCACTGCTTGATTGGCCTTGTGACGTCTTGTCGAATTTTTTGCCCGCGGGGGCGGGTGCTGCACCTTTTCCTGTCACTCGTCGACTTTTCAAACAGAACCCTGGAGCCTGCCCACTGATTTGAGAGGTGCCCCATGAGTCTGCTGCTCGAACCCTTTACCCTCCGCCAACTGATCCTGCCCAACCGCATCGCCGTGTCGCCGATGTGCCAGTACTCCAGCGTCGACGGTCTGGCCAACGACTGGCATCTGGTGCACCTGGGCAGCCGCGCGGTGGGCGGCGCCGGCCTGATATTCACTGAAGCCACGGCGGTTACCGCCGACGGGCGGATCACCGCCGAAGACCTCGGTTTGTGGAACGACGAACAGATCGAACCGCTGCAACGCATCACCCGCTTCATCACCGCTCAGGGCGCTGTTGCCGGCATTCAACTGGCCCACGCCGGGCGCAAGGCCAGCACCCATCGGCCATGGATCGGCAAACACGGTAGCGTCAAACCGGAGGATGGCGGCTGGACCCCGGTCGGGCCATCGCCGATTGCTTTCGATCCGCAACACACACAACCGAAACAGCTTGATGAAGGGCAGATCGCAGAGGTCATTCAGGCCTTCGTTGCCGCCGCCAAACGCGCGTTGACCGCGGGTTTCAGCGTGGTCGAGGTACATGCCGCCCACGGTTATCTGCTGCATCAGTTTCTGTCACCGCTGAGCAATCAACGCCGCGATCAATACGGTGGTTCGTTCGAAAACCGCATTCGTCTGGTGCTGCAAGTCACCGAGGCCGTTCGCGAGGTGTGGCCGCAAGAGCTGCCGCTGTTCGTCCGGGTGTCGGCCACCGACTGGGTTGAAGA comes from the Pseudomonas sp. RSB 5.4 genome and includes:
- a CDS encoding homoserine dehydrogenase codes for the protein MNPVKVGICGLGTVGGGTFNVLQRNAEEIARRAGRGIEVAQIATRTPKPQFQTTGIAITNDVFEVATNPEIDIVIELMGGYTVARELVLKAIENGKHVVTANKALIAVHGNEIFAKAREKGVIVAFEAAVAGGIPVIKAIREGLSANRINWVAGIINGTGNFILTEMREKGRTFEDVLAEAQALGYAEADPTFDVEGIDAAHKLTILASIAFGIPLQFDKAYTEGITKLTTADVNYAEALGYRIKHLGVARSTAAGIELRVHPTLIPADRLIANVNGVMNAVMVNGDAAGSTLFYGAGAGMEPTASSVIADLVDVVRAMTSDPENRVPHLAFQPDSLSAHPILPIEACESAYYLRIQAKDHPGVLAQVASILSERGINIESIMQKEVEEHDGLVPMILLTHRVLEQHMNDAIAALEALAGVNGPVVRIRVEHLN
- a CDS encoding response regulator, producing the protein MRSLKVLILEPDPYRMMALHQMLNAVGIYDVLTAPSLSSARCSLERRTRVDIAICDPQLEGGEGLALIRHLAARREASAVILLGRMAPGLLSDLESMLHAQDLKLLGRLQTPVSAVLMRGLLDSYLQTAAHPSDA
- the xerD gene encoding site-specific tyrosine recombinase XerD, encoding MPAIDHPLIDQFLDALWLEKGLSDNTRGAYRSDLALFNGWLQEKNLELINAGRELILDHLSWRLEQNYKPRSTARFLSGVRGFYRYLLREKLITVDPTLRVDMPQLGRPLPKSLSEADVEALLKAPDLSEAIGQRDRAMLEVLYACGLRVTELVSLTLEQVNLRQGVLRVMGKGSKERLVPMGEEAIVWIDRYMRDGRSELLGGRPSDVLFPSQRGEQMTRQTFWHRIKHWAKVAGIGKSLSPHTLRHAFATHLLNHGADLRVVQMLLGHSDLSTTQIYTHVARARLQDLHAKHHPRG
- the dsbC gene encoding bifunctional protein-disulfide isomerase/oxidoreductase DsbC, translating into MRLTQIFAAAAIALVSTFAVADDAADKAIRQSLEKLELEVPVESISASPLPGMYEVKLKGSRVLYASADGQYIVQGYLFQLKDGKPVNLTEKAERAGISKLINAIPVAETVVYPAVGETKSHITVFTDTTCPYCHKLHAEVPELNKRGIEVRYVAFPRQGLGSPGDEQLQAVWCSADKKAAMDKMVDGKEIKAAKCDNPVSKQFALGQSIGVNGTPAIVLADGQVIPGYQPAPQVAKLALGAK
- a CDS encoding transporter substrate-binding domain-containing protein, which codes for MLFERGWKHTLKRVLLLCLLWGWRVGAAAHLAHDEEQLNIGTVVLDEEELQWIRDNPTVIVAAEQYPLYLFLDEHGHWSGLNSDVLKRISAMTGLQFIYRESFSTAQMLERLETGAADMSTTLAMNDERRLSLDFSHAFGGAGWVFVGRAGEPGLESLEQLAKRVLVLPGRHALEGMIRRDYPSIELRSVKTYAEARALVESGEAYATIENEIGAQLYPSGLLQVGELLEGKWEADLLAVRRGQPQLLSILNKALEAFPASELRAIRLKWLGGIGPKPAAAGWQHWLRSSCWGVVLVGGFCVMSLLWNRRMAAVIKQHRDVQSELGDQLVFQRALIDAMPDPVFVRDLEGRLILCNKSYEEALSIRFEQVKGCRLIDVDALPRATAGILHDEFMIQLRTRRTRFSRRRLQFNNGNREIYQWTVPFYSAKGELRGLLGGWTDITQRDATTV
- the thrC gene encoding threonine synthase, with product MRYISTRGQAPALNFEDVLLAGLATDGGLYVPENLPRFTQEEIASWAGLPYHELAFRVMRPFVTGSIPDADFKKILEETYGVFSHSAVAPLRQLNGNEWVLELFHGPTLAFKDFALQLLGRLLDYVLEKRGERVVIVGATSGDTGSAAIEGCKHCENVDIFILHPHNRVSEVQRRQMTTILGENIHNIAIEGNFDDCQEMVKNSFADQSFLKGTRLVAVNSINWARIMAQIVYYFHAALQLGGPARSVAFSVPTGNFGDIFAGYLARNMGLPINQLIVATNRNDILHRFMSGNQYVKETLHATLSPSMDIMVSSNFERLLFDLHGRNGAAIAGLMDSFKQGGGFSVEQERWTEARKLFDSLAVDDAQTCETIAEVYAQCGEVLDPHTAIGVKAARECRRSLDIPMVILGTAHPVKFPDAVEKAGVGKALELPAHLSDLFERNERCTVLPNELKAVQAFVSQHGNRGKPL